In Melitaea cinxia chromosome 4, ilMelCinx1.1, whole genome shotgun sequence, a single genomic region encodes these proteins:
- the LOC123670288 gene encoding protein FAM50 homolog: protein MAHYKGAASEAGRAMHLMKKREKAQQEIEFRKKKIEEDLKIDNIENKFATHYDAVEQQLKSSTIGLVTLDEMKAKQEHIVREREKKLAQKKAEKEKERQKEIEAKQAQKNKQKRQIQALSFDLNEDGEEDEEEEEKPEATWRDKDETVCKKIKKNPDVDTSFLPDREREEADLKLREELRLEWVMTQASLKDEPITVTFSYWDGSGHRRNVTLKKGNSIYQFLQRCLDTLRPEFSELKTVTADQLMYVKEDLILPHHYTFYDFIVTKARGKSGPLFQFDASDDVRLVNDATQEKQDSHAGKVLLRSWYERNKHIFPASRWEPYDPTKTYSKYTVKGK, encoded by the exons AAGCTGGTAGAGCCATGCACTTAATGAAGAAACGAGAAAAAGCACAGCAAGAAATAGAATTCCGAAAGAAGAAAATAGAAGAGGATCTCAAGATAGACAATATCGAAAACAAGTTCGCCACACATTATGATGCAGTTGAACAACAACTAAAAAGCTCCACTATTGGTTTAGTAACACTCGATGAAATGAAAGCAAAACAGGAACATATAGTccgagaaagagagaaaaagtTAGCCCAAAAAAAAGCTGAAAAAGAGAAGGAACGCCAAAAAGAAATAGAAGCTAAACAAGCgcaaaaaaataagcaaaaaagaCAG aTTCAGGCGCTATCTTTTGATTTAAATGAAGATGGAGAAGaggatgaagaagaagaagaaaaaccAGAAGCTACTTGGAGAGACAAGGATGAAACG gtatgtaaaaaaataaaaaaaaatccagatGTAGATACATCATTTTTACCTGACAGAGAACGAGAGGAGGCTGATTTAAAACTAAGAGAGGAGCTCAGATTAGAATGGGTGATGACCCAAGCGAGCCTCAAGGATGAGCCCATTACTGTTACATTCAGCTACTGGGATGGATCTGGCCATAGGAGAAATGTCACGCTAAAAAAAG GCAATTCTATATATCAATTTCTTCAAAGATGTTTGGATACACTGAGACCGGAATTTAGTGAGCTGAAAACAGTAACGGCTGATCAACTTATGTATGTCAAGGAGGACCTGATTTTGCCGCACCACTACACATTCTATGACTTTATAGTTACTAAG GCAAGAGGTAAGAGCGGTCCCCTGTTCCAGTTTGATGCCTCAGATGATGTGAGATTAGTAAACGATGCCACACAAGAGAAACAAGATTCACATGCGGGGAAAGTACTTTTAag atCTTGGTATGAAAGAAACAAACATATCTTTCCTGCATCTAGATGGGAGCCCTACGATCCAACTAAAACATATTCCAAATACACAGTGAAAGGAAAGTAG